A single region of the Cricetulus griseus strain 17A/GY unplaced genomic scaffold, alternate assembly CriGri-PICRH-1.0 unplaced_scaffold_1, whole genome shotgun sequence genome encodes:
- the LOC113838952 gene encoding zinc finger protein 431-like — protein MLETYRNLNDIGYNWEDNTIEEHCASCKRHERHEGRQTGEKPFVYTQRLKAFACYSHLQSHKRTHSGRKPYECNLCGKAFAHYSNLQTHKRTHTGEKPYECDQCGKAFSRHSHLQTHKRRHTGEKPYECNQCGKAFSQQSTLQMHKRTHTGEKPYECNQCGKTFARYSHLQTHKRRHTGEKPYKCKQCGKAFSHHSALQTHKRTHTGEKPYECNQCGKAFSQQSTLQMHKRIHTGEKPYECNQCGKAFARDSHLQRHKRTHTGEKPYECNQCGNAFSDQSALHVHKRRHTGEKPYDCSQCGKAFSQQSTLQMHKRIHTGEKPYECNQCGKAFARDSHLQTHKRRHTGEKPYECKQCGKAFSHHSALQTHKRRHSGEKPYECNQCGNAFSQQSTLQRHKRTHTGEKPYECKQCGKAFARDSHLQRHKWTHTGEKPYECNQCGKAFSDQRALHVHKRTHTGEKPYECNQCGKAFTYHSVLCVHKRSHTGEKPYECNQCGKAFSQPGNLQMHKRRHTGEKPYECIQCGKAFAQYISLQMHEGTHNKQNRYE, from the exons atgctggagacctacaggaacctcaatgatatag GATACAATTGGGAAGACAATACtattgaagaacattgtgcaagttgtaaaagacatgaaag GCATGAAGGAAGACAAACTGGGGAGAAGCCTTTTGTATATACACAACGTCTTAAAGCCTTTGCATGTTacagtcatcttcaaagtcataaaagaacacatagtggaaggaaaccctatgaatgtaatctatgtggtaaagcttttgctcATTATAGTAATcttcaaacacacaaaagaacacacactggagaaaaaccctatgaatgtgatcagtgtggtaaagctttttctcggcacagtcatcttcaaacgcATAAAAGgagacatactggagagaaaccctatgaatgtaatcagtgtggtaaagccttttctcagcaaagtactcttcaaatgcataaaaggacacacactggagagaaaccttatgaatgtaatcagtgtggtaaaacCTTTGCTCGTTACAGTCATCTTCAAACGCATAAAAGgagacatactggagagaaaccctataaatgtaagcaatgtggtaaagccttttctcatcacagtgctcttcaaacacataaaaggacacacactggagagaaaccctatgaatgtaatcaatgtggtaaagccttttctcagcaaagtactcttcaaatgcataaaaggatacacactggagagaaaccttatgaatgcaatcagtgtggtaaagcctttgctcgtgatagtcatcttcaaaggcataaaaggacacacactggagagaaaccctatgaatgtaatcagtgtggtaatgCCTTTTCTGATCAGAGTGCACTTCATGTGCATAAAAGgagacatactggagagaaaccttatgattgtagtcaatgtggtaaagccttttctcagcaaagtactcttcaaatgcataaaaggatacacactggagagaaaccttatgaatgtaatcagtgtggtaaagcctttgctcgtGATAGTCATCTTCAAACGCATAAAAGgagacatactggagagaaaccctatgaatgtaagcaatgtggtaaagccttttctcatcacagtgctctccaaacacataaaaggagacatagtggagagaaaccttatgaatgtaatcagtgtggtaatgCCTTTTCTCAGCAAAGTactcttcaaaggcataaaaggacacacactggagagaaaccctatgaatgtaaacagtgtggtaaagcctttgctcgtgatagtcatcttcaaaggcataaatggacacacactggagagaaaccatatgaatgtaatcagtgtggtaaagccttttctgaTCAGAGGGCACTTCAtgtgcataaaaggacacatactggagagaaaccttatgaatgtaatcaatgtggtaaagcctttactTATCACAGTGTTCTTTGTGTGCATAAAagatcacatactggagagaaaccatatgaatgtaatcagtgtgggaaagcgtTTTCACAGCCTGGTAATCTTCAAATGCATAAGAGgagacatactggagagaaaccctatgaatgtattCAGTGCGGTAAAGCCTTTGCACAGTACATTTCACTTCAAATGCATGAAGGAACACATAACAAACAAAATCgttatgaatga